A part of Haladaptatus caseinilyticus genomic DNA contains:
- the ilvA gene encoding threonine ammonia-lyase → MTNDTSNRVSFSDIEAAIDRLDDPTVVKQTPIERSTSLDERTGGEVHLKMEHLQWTGSFKTRGAYNKIKQDVVGTDTDRVVAASAGNHAQGVALAATKLGIDSTIVMPKTAPQTKIDATRGYGSEVELVGQDFREAMTHAEGLVADASAELIHAYDDPAIIAGQGTLGVEMYEDLPEVDTVVVPIGGGGLISGIATAFAELSPETRIVGVQATGAATVTDSLDKGIPQTLDSVDTIADGIATGGISELTLSLIDSYVDEIVTVTDSEIARAVLFLLERAKQVVEGAGAASVAAVMGESLDVEGETVMPLLCGGNLDMTMLQTVLVHALTNREQLLRLRVRIHDQPGKMQEVSGLIASHGANIRNVRHDRSAPELDVGEAYLVFQVETSGASQARNIIRSIRSHSYEVIHVNA, encoded by the coding sequence ATGACTAACGATACGTCGAACCGAGTCTCCTTTTCCGATATCGAAGCGGCTATCGACCGATTGGACGACCCGACGGTAGTGAAGCAAACGCCTATTGAACGAAGCACCTCCCTCGACGAACGAACCGGCGGTGAGGTTCACCTGAAGATGGAGCATCTCCAATGGACGGGGTCGTTCAAGACACGTGGTGCGTACAACAAAATCAAACAGGACGTAGTAGGGACGGACACCGACCGTGTCGTAGCGGCGAGCGCAGGTAACCACGCACAGGGAGTAGCACTGGCGGCCACTAAACTCGGAATCGATTCGACTATCGTGATGCCGAAAACCGCACCACAGACGAAAATCGATGCGACAAGGGGGTACGGGAGTGAGGTCGAACTCGTCGGGCAGGATTTCCGCGAGGCGATGACCCACGCGGAAGGTCTCGTCGCGGACGCTTCCGCGGAACTCATCCACGCATACGACGATCCTGCCATTATCGCCGGACAGGGGACGCTCGGCGTCGAAATGTACGAGGACCTTCCGGAAGTGGACACCGTCGTCGTCCCCATCGGCGGTGGCGGTCTCATCTCCGGTATCGCGACCGCCTTCGCGGAACTGTCCCCAGAAACCCGCATCGTGGGCGTTCAGGCCACCGGTGCCGCGACCGTTACCGACAGTCTGGACAAGGGAATCCCACAGACGCTCGATTCCGTCGATACTATCGCTGACGGGATTGCAACCGGAGGTATTTCCGAGTTGACGCTCTCACTCATCGACAGCTACGTGGACGAAATCGTCACGGTGACCGACAGCGAAATCGCCCGTGCAGTCCTCTTCCTCCTCGAACGGGCGAAACAGGTGGTCGAGGGGGCGGGTGCGGCCTCAGTCGCTGCCGTCATGGGTGAATCCCTCGACGTCGAAGGCGAGACGGTGATGCCGCTGCTCTGTGGTGGAAATCTCGATATGACGATGCTCCAGACGGTGCTGGTGCATGCGCTGACGAACCGTGAGCAGCTCCTCCGCCTTCGGGTTCGAATCCACGACCAACCCGGAAAGATGCAGGAGGTTTCCGGCCTCATCGCGAGTCACGGCGCCAACATCCGGAACGTCCGGCACGACCGATCGGCCCCCGAACTGGACGTCGGTGAGGCCTATCTCGTCTTCCAAGTGGAGACCAGTGGTGCCAGCCAAGCACGAAACATCATTCGGTCGATACGCAGCCACTCCTACGAAGTGATTCACGTCAACGCGTGA
- a CDS encoding CobW family GTP-binding protein, with protein MGDERIPITVVTGCLGAGKTTLVNHVLEDPGDRSVAVVVNDVGEVNVDTELIRGADDDIVDLSNGCLCCQLQDDLRSTLVQLNDSREFDCLLIEASGVSEPIPLARTLLGMDEGSPDPTDDYRLDTVVSVVDSVGFANAFDTETGQLRRNQADGQRPLTDVLVETVEFCDLLLLNKCDAIPADSLESVEALVRELQPNAELIRTEYAAVDSDTILETGRFDFEDARRSSGWKRALAREEKDSDGHGHHVHDGHDHDSETASVADQIETVVYDRERPFHPDRLNEWLNDWDGSIARTKGVCWIAGWDDDAMGVNQAGPSVRCGPLGEWNPDERRTRLVLIGTEIDKERVSASLDRCLVEANEEELSWDRERGPFPRR; from the coding sequence ATGGGGGATGAGCGAATACCGATTACGGTGGTGACGGGATGCTTGGGTGCGGGAAAAACGACGCTGGTCAACCACGTCCTCGAGGACCCCGGTGACCGAAGCGTCGCGGTCGTCGTCAACGATGTCGGCGAGGTGAACGTCGATACCGAACTGATTCGCGGTGCGGACGACGACATTGTGGATCTCTCGAACGGTTGTCTCTGCTGTCAGCTGCAGGACGACCTCCGTTCGACGCTGGTCCAACTGAACGACAGTCGTGAGTTCGACTGCCTCCTTATCGAAGCATCGGGCGTGAGCGAACCGATCCCGCTTGCTCGAACGCTCCTCGGCATGGACGAGGGAAGTCCCGACCCGACTGACGACTATCGATTGGATACGGTCGTCTCGGTAGTTGATAGCGTCGGCTTTGCGAACGCGTTCGACACAGAAACCGGGCAACTGCGCCGAAATCAAGCCGACGGACAGCGGCCACTAACGGATGTCCTGGTCGAAACCGTCGAATTTTGCGATCTCCTTTTGCTGAACAAATGCGACGCCATTCCGGCCGACTCGTTGGAATCAGTCGAGGCCCTCGTGCGGGAACTACAGCCGAATGCCGAACTGATTCGAACGGAATATGCGGCCGTCGATTCGGACACGATCCTCGAAACCGGTCGGTTCGATTTCGAGGACGCACGGCGTTCTTCCGGTTGGAAACGGGCCCTGGCTCGCGAAGAAAAGGACAGTGACGGGCATGGCCATCACGTTCACGATGGACATGACCACGACTCGGAAACGGCATCGGTTGCCGATCAGATCGAAACAGTCGTCTACGACCGCGAGCGGCCGTTCCATCCGGATCGATTGAACGAGTGGTTAAACGACTGGGATGGGAGCATCGCCCGAACCAAAGGCGTCTGCTGGATCGCCGGATGGGACGACGATGCGATGGGAGTGAATCAGGCTGGACCGTCCGTTCGGTGCGGACCGCTCGGCGAGTGGAATCCGGACGAGCGACGGACGCGACTCGTCCTTATCGGTACCGAAATTGACAAGGAACGCGTGTCGGCTTCTCTCGACCGATGTCTCGTCGAGGCGAACGAGGAAGAACTCTCGTGGGATCGGGAGCGTGGCCCGTTCCCGCGACGCTGA
- a CDS encoding GcvT family protein, whose translation MSASDIPPDEAGTVVVGAGCVGCSAAYHLSELGREDIVVVDRGPLFETGGSTSHAPGLVFQTAGNKLMCEMAQYTRHLYDDLDSFRTCGGIEVAYTDQRWEYLKRKREWGRSYGIEDGKLLSPEAVEEHVPQIDPDSIHGGLYVPSDGKAHAVDASETMADLAREYGAEFYGNTEVTDLEVEDGKIIGVVTEHGRIEADEVLLATNIWGPLFGEMVGVDIPLKPCAHQYLVSEPIAELAEADREIEQPILRHQDRSLYFRQHGDSYGVGSYNHEPLLVEPEDIHGPDRLDDLGLEYPSLREFTAHHYVENTHPDHEQSAADAAGELIPAFEDCNWQSRMNGMFCFTPDGMPILGETADIDGLWWALAVWVTQSGGVGNVIAEWMENGTPRLDGDRIDVTGASIDRFQHHHGADRFVHDRSAQQYREVYQLTHPRDQPTKERGLRRSPYYPRQRKLDAEFYANDGWESPQWYGTNESLLDEYDVPDRSEWLGRNWSKAQGAEHQAVRDRVGMYDLTSFTAIEVRGVGAEQFLQGLLSNDIAVSPGRVRYTTMLNEDGGILADLTVSRLDGNRFLILTGGGSSGTTQGRWIRDHAPDDGSVKVVDRTSARCGLGVWGPAARKTLEGVVETDISHDAFPFFSCQETHVGSVPVTMLRVSFVGELGWELYAPSEYGAQLWEIVWNAGEEHGILPMGDATLNSMSMEKGFRLWGTDISPEYNPYEANLSFAVDMGTDFVGKDALVEAKESGVDRRLVPLTLDEPNAVVCTGHPIVDGDAVLGYTTRADYGYTIDAGIAYAYLPTEYTESGQSVEVEYQGQRFDATVRDEPLFDPERTKILR comes from the coding sequence ATGAGTGCAAGTGACATACCTCCCGACGAAGCCGGGACTGTCGTCGTGGGTGCCGGATGTGTCGGCTGTAGTGCAGCATATCACTTGAGCGAACTCGGCCGGGAGGACATCGTCGTCGTCGATCGAGGCCCGCTGTTCGAAACCGGAGGCTCCACGTCACACGCACCGGGATTGGTGTTTCAGACAGCCGGAAACAAGCTGATGTGTGAAATGGCCCAGTATACCCGTCACCTGTACGATGACCTCGATAGCTTCCGAACGTGTGGGGGTATCGAAGTCGCCTACACGGACCAACGATGGGAGTATCTGAAACGTAAACGTGAGTGGGGCCGTTCGTACGGCATCGAGGACGGGAAACTGCTTTCGCCGGAGGCGGTCGAAGAACACGTTCCCCAGATAGATCCTGATAGTATCCACGGCGGGTTGTACGTCCCCTCGGACGGCAAGGCTCACGCCGTCGATGCCTCGGAGACGATGGCCGATCTGGCTCGCGAATATGGAGCCGAATTCTACGGCAATACAGAGGTGACGGACCTCGAAGTCGAAGACGGGAAAATCATCGGGGTGGTCACCGAACACGGGCGCATCGAAGCCGATGAAGTGCTCCTCGCAACGAACATTTGGGGGCCGCTTTTCGGCGAAATGGTCGGGGTCGATATCCCCCTCAAGCCGTGCGCACACCAGTACCTCGTCTCGGAACCGATAGCCGAACTGGCCGAGGCCGACCGGGAAATCGAACAGCCGATACTCCGACATCAAGACCGGTCGCTGTACTTCAGACAGCACGGCGACTCCTACGGCGTCGGGTCGTACAATCACGAACCACTGCTCGTCGAACCGGAGGACATCCACGGGCCGGACCGACTGGACGACCTCGGGTTAGAATATCCGTCGCTTCGAGAGTTCACGGCCCACCATTACGTCGAGAATACGCATCCGGACCACGAGCAATCGGCGGCCGACGCGGCGGGCGAACTGATCCCAGCGTTCGAGGACTGTAACTGGCAAAGTCGGATGAACGGAATGTTCTGTTTCACTCCCGACGGGATGCCCATTTTAGGAGAAACGGCGGATATCGATGGACTCTGGTGGGCGCTCGCCGTCTGGGTAACGCAGTCGGGTGGCGTCGGGAACGTTATCGCCGAGTGGATGGAGAACGGAACGCCACGGTTGGACGGCGACCGAATCGACGTGACCGGTGCGTCCATCGATCGCTTCCAGCACCACCACGGTGCCGACCGATTCGTTCACGACCGGTCGGCACAGCAGTACCGCGAAGTCTACCAACTCACGCATCCCCGCGACCAACCGACGAAGGAACGCGGACTGCGCCGAAGTCCGTACTATCCGCGCCAGCGGAAACTCGACGCGGAGTTTTACGCCAACGATGGATGGGAATCGCCGCAGTGGTATGGAACGAACGAGTCGCTTCTCGATGAGTACGACGTCCCAGACCGTTCCGAGTGGTTGGGACGAAATTGGTCGAAGGCGCAGGGGGCAGAACACCAAGCAGTTCGTGACCGCGTCGGCATGTACGACCTCACCTCGTTCACCGCCATCGAGGTTCGGGGCGTCGGTGCTGAGCAATTCCTCCAGGGGTTGCTGTCGAACGATATCGCGGTCTCACCCGGACGCGTCCGCTACACCACGATGCTCAACGAGGACGGTGGTATTCTCGCCGACCTCACTGTCTCCCGTCTCGATGGGAATCGGTTCCTGATCCTGACAGGCGGAGGTAGTTCGGGGACGACGCAGGGTCGCTGGATACGTGACCATGCGCCGGACGACGGTTCCGTCAAGGTGGTCGACCGAACGTCCGCACGGTGTGGCCTCGGCGTCTGGGGTCCCGCGGCGCGCAAGACCTTAGAAGGGGTGGTCGAAACGGACATTTCACACGATGCATTTCCCTTCTTCTCCTGTCAGGAAACGCACGTCGGAAGCGTCCCGGTAACGATGCTTCGCGTCTCGTTCGTCGGCGAACTCGGATGGGAACTGTACGCGCCGTCCGAGTACGGTGCCCAACTATGGGAAATCGTCTGGAACGCTGGGGAGGAACACGGTATCCTCCCGATGGGCGATGCGACCCTTAACTCGATGAGTATGGAAAAGGGCTTCCGATTGTGGGGGACTGACATTTCCCCGGAATACAATCCTTACGAAGCGAACCTTTCGTTTGCCGTCGATATGGGGACCGATTTCGTCGGAAAGGACGCACTGGTCGAGGCGAAAGAATCCGGAGTCGACCGGCGACTCGTCCCCCTCACCCTCGATGAACCGAACGCCGTTGTCTGCACGGGGCATCCCATCGTCGATGGCGATGCGGTCCTCGGATACACCACTCGCGCGGACTACGGATACACTATCGACGCCGGTATCGCGTACGCCTATCTGCCGACGGAATACACGGAGTCCGGCCAGTCGGTCGAAGTGGAGTACCAGGGGCAGCGATTCGACGCGACGGTGCGTGACGAACCGCTGTTCGACCCGGAGCGAACGAAAATCCTCCGTTGA
- a CDS encoding BCCT family transporter — translation MSQEQGAVNEFLEEIDPLVFGFGILTAVVFLLYVVLVGPDQAGKTMGGVNTWLWTNLSWFYLWAMLVFVGFTTFLIVGPWGKIKLGPQDADPKHSFVSYFAMFFSAGIAAGIVFWGPAEAIFHYGSGTPLAGTDAAAKERMLGSLQYTFFHWGISAWAAYLIVGVPIGYFAHKKGAPFKFSTIIAPLVGVENIGDSYFARIVDLVAVFGTMGGIATSLGFIGQQLLMGMDYQFGSVRSPSAEASALPLDVFGFQLGDIGVILVILGVTTVFTLSVVSGVEKGIKRLSQLNVVVFVLLGVLVFLISVYNGMAPFVLNLGTQAIGEYFGEFIQMSLFTGATSDTSFIGSWTVFYWAWWFSWAPFSGIFLAKISYGRTIREVTFVGVIATTLATVPWFLIIGGTSMRMQQLGQADILGVLANYGGNEAVSGYPLFGALPAGALLSGLFFLLVITFFVTSADSSTLGIAMLTTGGKENPSELNRLIWGVIQGLVAAVLIVIGGTNALQQAAIITGGPVAVIGLVGVYGMIKEFSRFEGRVLVQEGASIRDDTSILERSGNPGGSRSARPADGDEDD, via the coding sequence ATGAGCCAAGAACAAGGGGCAGTCAACGAGTTTTTAGAGGAAATCGATCCACTAGTGTTCGGATTCGGAATCCTGACAGCGGTCGTATTCTTGCTGTACGTCGTCCTCGTTGGGCCAGACCAGGCTGGAAAGACCATGGGTGGAGTGAATACGTGGTTGTGGACGAACCTCTCGTGGTTTTACCTCTGGGCGATGTTGGTGTTCGTCGGGTTTACCACGTTTCTCATCGTCGGCCCGTGGGGGAAGATCAAACTCGGTCCGCAAGATGCAGACCCGAAACACAGCTTCGTCTCCTACTTCGCGATGTTCTTCTCGGCGGGGATCGCCGCTGGAATCGTGTTTTGGGGTCCGGCAGAGGCCATCTTCCACTACGGTAGCGGAACGCCGTTGGCGGGAACCGACGCCGCCGCGAAGGAACGCATGTTGGGTTCGCTCCAGTACACGTTCTTCCACTGGGGCATCTCGGCGTGGGCGGCCTATCTCATTGTCGGGGTACCGATCGGCTACTTCGCGCACAAGAAAGGTGCGCCGTTTAAGTTTTCCACGATAATCGCGCCGCTCGTCGGCGTAGAGAACATCGGCGACAGCTACTTCGCCCGGATCGTGGATCTCGTCGCGGTATTCGGAACGATGGGCGGAATCGCGACATCGCTCGGATTCATCGGTCAACAGTTGCTGATGGGAATGGATTATCAGTTCGGCTCGGTTCGCTCACCGTCGGCAGAGGCGTCCGCGCTCCCCCTCGACGTTTTCGGCTTTCAACTCGGTGATATCGGCGTCATCCTCGTCATCCTCGGTGTGACCACCGTTTTCACGCTTTCCGTGGTAAGCGGCGTCGAGAAGGGTATCAAACGGCTGTCTCAGCTGAACGTCGTTGTTTTCGTCCTGTTGGGCGTGCTGGTCTTTTTGATCAGCGTTTACAACGGGATGGCCCCGTTCGTGCTCAATCTAGGCACACAAGCGATCGGCGAATATTTCGGGGAGTTCATCCAGATGAGCCTGTTTACCGGTGCGACGAGCGATACGTCGTTCATCGGAAGTTGGACCGTTTTCTACTGGGCGTGGTGGTTCTCGTGGGCACCCTTCTCCGGAATCTTCCTCGCAAAGATATCGTACGGACGAACGATCCGCGAGGTGACGTTCGTCGGGGTAATCGCGACGACGCTCGCGACCGTGCCGTGGTTCCTCATCATCGGCGGAACGTCGATGCGGATGCAACAACTCGGCCAAGCGGACATCCTCGGTGTCCTCGCAAACTACGGCGGGAACGAAGCTGTGTCCGGCTATCCGCTGTTCGGCGCGCTGCCAGCCGGTGCCCTCCTGTCGGGCCTGTTTTTCCTTCTGGTCATCACGTTCTTCGTGACCTCGGCCGATTCCTCGACGCTCGGTATCGCGATGCTCACCACCGGTGGAAAGGAAAATCCCTCGGAACTCAACCGCCTCATCTGGGGCGTCATTCAGGGACTCGTCGCCGCCGTTCTCATCGTCATCGGTGGAACGAACGCCCTTCAGCAGGCGGCCATTATCACCGGCGGACCGGTCGCAGTTATCGGCCTCGTCGGCGTGTACGGCATGATTAAGGAGTTCAGTCGCTTCGAGGGACGCGTTCTCGTACAGGAGGGTGCGTCAATCCGCGACGACACCTCGATACTCGAACGAAGTGGTAATCCTGGTGGAAGTCGTTCCGCACGCCCCGCGGACGGTGACGAGGACGACTGA
- the solA gene encoding N-methyl-L-tryptophan oxidase, protein MTVNDNRRDVIVIGVGGMGSAATYHLARRGFDVLGLERFDVPHTRGSSHGITRIIRRAYYEHPSYIPLIERAYELWDEIADRTGRPIIHRTGSVDAAPAGNVVFEGSLRSCEEHDIPHEVLTGAELTDRFPGYRLPDDYKALYQPDGGFVVPEEAIIGHVEAALAAGADIRARERVLDWEETPDGGVRVKTSSTTYEADSLVLAAGAWNSKLSDALEGLAVPERQVLAWFQPETPSLFEPDSLPVWNISVPEGRFYGLPIYGVPGFKLGKYHHLDEQVDPDEWKTEPGPADERLLRDFTEKYFPNAAGPTMRLATCLFTNSPDEHFILDTLPDHPQVAVAAGFSGHGFKFASVIGEILADLAVDGKTNHPIEMFGIGRFD, encoded by the coding sequence ATGACTGTGAATGACAATCGAAGGGATGTTATCGTCATCGGTGTCGGAGGGATGGGGAGTGCGGCAACCTATCATCTCGCGCGACGTGGATTCGACGTTCTCGGACTGGAACGGTTCGACGTTCCACACACACGGGGTTCCTCGCACGGCATCACGCGAATCATCCGACGAGCATACTACGAACACCCGTCGTACATCCCGCTCATCGAACGTGCGTACGAATTGTGGGACGAGATAGCCGACCGGACGGGGAGGCCCATCATCCACCGAACTGGGTCGGTAGATGCCGCTCCTGCGGGGAACGTCGTCTTCGAGGGGTCGCTGCGCTCCTGTGAGGAACACGACATTCCACACGAAGTTCTCACCGGAGCCGAGTTGACGGACCGCTTTCCCGGCTACCGACTACCTGACGATTACAAGGCACTATATCAACCGGATGGCGGTTTCGTCGTTCCCGAGGAAGCTATTATCGGCCACGTCGAAGCTGCACTGGCGGCTGGTGCGGACATTCGTGCCCGCGAGCGCGTTCTCGACTGGGAAGAGACTCCGGACGGCGGTGTAAGGGTCAAAACGTCGTCTACAACCTACGAAGCGGACAGCCTCGTCCTTGCCGCCGGTGCGTGGAATTCCAAACTCTCGGATGCGTTGGAGGGACTTGCCGTGCCGGAACGACAGGTTCTCGCGTGGTTTCAACCGGAGACGCCATCGTTGTTTGAACCGGACTCGCTTCCAGTGTGGAACATCAGCGTTCCGGAGGGTCGGTTCTACGGACTCCCGATTTACGGCGTCCCGGGGTTCAAACTCGGCAAATACCACCATCTCGACGAACAGGTAGACCCCGACGAATGGAAGACGGAGCCGGGACCTGCGGACGAACGCCTCCTGCGTGATTTCACGGAGAAGTACTTCCCGAACGCGGCGGGCCCAACGATGCGGCTGGCGACCTGTCTGTTTACCAACTCGCCGGACGAACATTTCATCCTCGATACCCTCCCGGACCATCCGCAAGTGGCCGTCGCTGCGGGGTTTTCCGGTCATGGATTCAAGTTCGCGAGCGTCATCGGCGAAATCCTCGCCGACCTCGCCGTCGATGGAAAAACCAACCATCCGATAGAAATGTTCGGAATCGGCCGATTCGATTGA
- a CDS encoding TRAM domain-containing protein, with the protein MHIPDELLSVFTTEVDEDNESYTITIPKCEITKGDAERGETYRVAILDSNPGTPKNGKSATTRQDSTPKKRKSVTTRSETSSKAPVEEGDRRTVEIEGIGDQGDGIARVDQGYVIIVPDTEKRDRVTIEITDVTETVAFAEVVERKPYYE; encoded by the coding sequence ATGCATATTCCAGACGAGTTACTCAGCGTATTCACGACGGAGGTTGACGAGGACAACGAATCATACACCATCACCATTCCGAAATGCGAAATCACAAAAGGTGACGCCGAACGCGGAGAAACGTATCGCGTCGCCATACTCGATTCGAATCCGGGAACTCCAAAAAACGGTAAATCGGCCACCACTCGGCAGGATTCAACCCCAAAGAAAAGGAAGTCGGTTACTACTCGATCGGAGACGAGTTCCAAAGCGCCAGTCGAAGAGGGAGACCGTCGAACGGTCGAAATAGAAGGGATCGGTGACCAAGGCGATGGGATCGCTCGAGTGGACCAAGGCTACGTAATTATCGTCCCCGATACGGAGAAACGTGACCGCGTCACCATCGAAATCACCGACGTTACTGAAACCGTAGCCTTTGCGGAGGTAGTCGAGCGAAAACCGTATTACGAGTAG
- a CDS encoding aromatic ring-hydroxylating oxygenase subunit alpha: protein MTRWNDGTDRVEAVSPDITDETNALPAEYFTDPNAYEMEKEKIFSRYWVYAGHANCIPETGDFFTRTVGDKQIIVLRDNENDVRAFYNVCAHRGSKIVEDTPMTEPGSMSRIQCPYHLWTYDLDGDLSTTPKSFEEASLNPDLADEEVAKLDDDGNSLLEVSTDRIGPLVFVNFDTDPMPFEEQAGKMATELESLPLGDYQHAARFVSEVECNWKTFGGNYSECDHCQANHQDWIEGIQLDESELEVNDYHWVLHYTHEEDVDDELRIHDEHEAKFYYLWPNFTVNMYGTADGYGTYIIDPIDESRFQLIADYFFETSEMTREELEFVRTSRQLQEEDFELVERQYEGLKSGALAQAQLGPNEHTLHKFHRLAQEAYNA, encoded by the coding sequence ATGACACGGTGGAACGACGGCACCGACCGGGTCGAGGCAGTCAGCCCGGACATCACCGACGAAACGAACGCCCTTCCGGCGGAGTATTTCACCGATCCGAACGCGTACGAGATGGAGAAGGAGAAGATATTTTCCCGATATTGGGTGTATGCAGGTCACGCCAACTGTATTCCGGAGACCGGAGACTTCTTTACACGAACGGTCGGTGACAAACAGATCATCGTGCTTCGAGACAACGAGAACGACGTTCGAGCGTTTTACAACGTCTGTGCACACCGCGGGTCGAAGATAGTTGAAGACACGCCGATGACCGAACCGGGGTCGATGAGTCGAATTCAGTGCCCGTATCATCTCTGGACATACGACCTCGACGGCGACCTCTCGACCACTCCGAAGAGTTTCGAAGAGGCAAGCCTCAATCCCGACTTGGCTGACGAGGAGGTGGCGAAACTCGATGACGATGGGAACAGCCTCCTAGAAGTTTCGACGGACCGAATCGGCCCGCTGGTGTTCGTCAACTTCGACACCGACCCGATGCCGTTCGAGGAACAGGCCGGGAAGATGGCCACGGAGCTCGAATCTCTCCCGCTCGGCGACTACCAACACGCGGCACGATTCGTCTCGGAGGTCGAGTGCAACTGGAAGACGTTCGGCGGGAACTACTCCGAGTGTGACCACTGTCAGGCAAACCATCAGGATTGGATCGAAGGGATTCAACTCGATGAGTCTGAGTTGGAGGTCAACGACTATCACTGGGTGCTCCACTACACGCACGAGGAGGATGTCGATGACGAACTTCGAATCCACGACGAACACGAGGCGAAGTTCTACTATCTGTGGCCGAACTTCACGGTCAACATGTACGGCACCGCCGACGGGTACGGCACGTACATCATCGACCCTATCGACGAGAGTCGCTTCCAGCTCATCGCCGACTACTTCTTCGAAACGTCGGAGATGACTCGCGAGGAGTTGGAGTTCGTGCGCACGAGTCGCCAACTGCAGGAAGAGGATTTCGAACTGGTCGAGCGCCAGTACGAAGGGCTAAAATCGGGGGCACTCGCACAGGCACAACTCGGACCGAACGAACACACACTTCACAAGTTCCATCGGTTGGCCCAAGAGGCCTACAACGCATAA